The Streptomyces seoulensis genome contains a region encoding:
- the acnA gene encoding aconitate hydratase AcnA: MSANSFDARSTLQVGDESYEIFRLDKVEGSARLPYSLKVLLENLLRTEDGANITADHIRALGGWDSQAQPSQEIQFTPARVIMQDFTGVPCVVDLATMREAVKELGGDPAKVNPLSPAELVIDHSVIADKFGTKEAFGQNVELEYGRNKERYQFLRWGQTAFDDFKVVPPGTGIVHQVNIEHLARTVMVRGGQAYPDTLVGTDSHTTMVNGLGVLGWGVGGIEAEAAMLGQPVSMLIPRVVGFKLTGELKPGTTATDLVLTITEMLRKHGVVGKFVEFYGEGVAATSLANRATIGNMSPEFGSTAAIFPIDDETLKYLRLTGRDEQQVALVEAYAKEQGLWLDPAAEPDFSEKLELDLSTVVPSIAGPKRPQDRIVLANAAEQFKTDVLNYVDVVDEAGKESFPASDSPAVAPNGTPSNPVTVTAPDGTTYELDHGAVTVAAITSCTNTSNPYVMVAAALVAKKAVEKGLTRKPWVKTTLAPGSKVVTDYFDKAGLTPYLDKVGFNLVGYGCTTCIGNSGPLPEEVSKAVNDHDLAVTSVLSGNRNFEGRINPDVKMNYLASPPLVVAYALAGSMKVDITKDALGTDQDGKPVYLADVWPTEAEVNDVVANAIGEDMFNKSYQDVFAGDAQWQALPIPTGNTFEWDAESTYVRKPPYFEGMGMEPAPVTDISGARVLAKLGDSVTTDHISPAGAIKADTPAGKYLTEHGVERRDFNSYGSRRGNHEVMIRGTFANIRLRNQIAPGTEGGYTRDFTQADAPVSFIYDASRNYIEQGIPLVVLAGKEYGSGSSRDWAAKGTALLGVKAVIAESYERIHRSNLIGMGVLPLQFPEGATAASLGLTGEETFSFTGVEELNNGTTPRTVKVTTDTGVEFDAVVRIDTPGEADYYRNGGIMQYVLRNLIRK; this comes from the coding sequence GTGTCGGCGAACAGCTTCGACGCCCGCAGCACGCTGCAGGTGGGCGACGAGTCGTACGAGATCTTCCGGCTGGACAAGGTCGAGGGCTCGGCCCGCCTGCCCTACAGCCTGAAGGTCCTGCTGGAGAACCTGCTCCGCACGGAGGACGGCGCGAACATCACCGCCGACCACATCCGCGCCCTCGGGGGCTGGGACTCCCAGGCCCAGCCCAGCCAGGAGATCCAGTTCACGCCGGCCCGCGTGATCATGCAGGACTTCACCGGCGTCCCCTGTGTCGTGGACCTCGCCACGATGCGTGAGGCCGTCAAGGAGCTCGGCGGTGACCCGGCGAAGGTCAACCCGCTCTCCCCGGCCGAGCTGGTCATCGACCACTCCGTCATCGCCGACAAGTTCGGCACGAAGGAAGCCTTCGGCCAGAACGTCGAGCTGGAGTACGGCCGCAACAAGGAGCGCTACCAGTTCCTGCGCTGGGGCCAGACCGCGTTCGACGACTTCAAGGTCGTCCCGCCGGGCACCGGCATCGTCCACCAGGTGAACATCGAGCACCTGGCCCGTACCGTCATGGTCCGGGGTGGTCAGGCGTACCCCGACACCCTGGTCGGCACCGACTCGCACACCACCATGGTCAACGGCCTCGGTGTGCTGGGCTGGGGCGTCGGCGGCATCGAGGCCGAGGCCGCGATGCTCGGCCAGCCGGTCTCCATGCTCATCCCGCGCGTCGTCGGCTTCAAGCTCACCGGTGAGCTGAAGCCCGGCACCACCGCCACCGACCTGGTGCTCACCATCACCGAGATGCTGCGCAAGCACGGTGTGGTCGGCAAGTTCGTCGAGTTCTACGGCGAGGGTGTGGCCGCCACCTCCCTGGCCAACCGCGCCACCATCGGCAACATGTCGCCGGAGTTCGGCTCCACCGCCGCGATCTTCCCGATCGACGACGAGACCCTGAAGTACCTGCGCCTGACCGGCCGCGACGAGCAGCAGGTCGCGCTGGTCGAGGCGTACGCCAAGGAGCAGGGCCTCTGGCTCGACCCGGCCGCCGAGCCCGACTTCTCCGAGAAGCTGGAGCTCGACCTCTCCACCGTCGTCCCCTCGATCGCCGGCCCGAAGCGCCCGCAGGACCGCATCGTCCTCGCGAACGCCGCCGAGCAGTTCAAGACGGACGTCCTCAACTACGTCGACGTCGTGGACGAGGCGGGCAAGGAGTCCTTCCCGGCCTCCGACTCCCCGGCCGTCGCCCCCAACGGCACCCCGTCGAACCCGGTCACCGTGACCGCCCCCGACGGCACGACCTACGAGCTCGACCACGGTGCGGTGACGGTCGCGGCCATCACCTCCTGCACCAACACGTCGAACCCGTACGTCATGGTCGCCGCCGCGCTCGTCGCGAAGAAGGCCGTGGAGAAGGGCCTGACCCGCAAGCCGTGGGTCAAGACCACCCTTGCCCCGGGCTCGAAGGTCGTCACCGACTACTTCGACAAGGCGGGCCTTACCCCGTACCTGGACAAGGTCGGCTTCAACCTCGTCGGTTACGGCTGCACCACCTGCATCGGCAACTCCGGCCCGCTGCCGGAGGAGGTCTCCAAGGCGGTCAACGACCACGACCTCGCCGTCACCTCGGTCCTCTCGGGCAACCGCAACTTCGAGGGCCGCATCAACCCCGACGTCAAGATGAACTACCTGGCCTCCCCGCCGCTGGTCGTCGCGTACGCCCTCGCGGGTTCCATGAAGGTGGACATCACCAAGGACGCCCTCGGCACCGACCAGGACGGCAAGCCGGTCTACCTGGCCGACGTCTGGCCGACCGAGGCCGAGGTCAACGACGTCGTGGCGAACGCCATCGGCGAGGACATGTTCAACAAGTCCTACCAGGACGTCTTCGCGGGCGACGCCCAGTGGCAGGCGCTGCCGATCCCGACCGGCAACACCTTCGAGTGGGACGCGGAGTCCACCTACGTCCGCAAGCCCCCCTACTTCGAGGGCATGGGCATGGAGCCCGCCCCGGTCACCGACATCTCCGGTGCCCGTGTGCTGGCCAAGCTGGGCGACTCGGTCACCACCGACCACATCTCCCCGGCCGGCGCCATCAAGGCCGACACCCCGGCGGGCAAGTACCTCACCGAGCACGGTGTGGAGCGTCGTGACTTCAACTCCTACGGCTCGCGCCGTGGCAACCACGAGGTCATGATCCGCGGCACCTTCGCCAACATCCGCCTGCGCAACCAGATCGCGCCGGGCACCGAGGGCGGCTACACCCGCGACTTCACCCAGGCCGACGCGCCGGTGTCGTTCATCTACGACGCCTCGCGCAACTACATCGAGCAGGGCATCCCGCTCGTCGTGCTGGCGGGCAAGGAGTACGGCTCCGGCTCGTCCCGCGACTGGGCCGCCAAGGGCACCGCGCTGCTCGGCGTCAAGGCCGTCATCGCCGAGTCCTACGAGCGCATCCACCGCTCGAACCTCATCGGCATGGGCGTGCTGCCGCTCCAGTTCCCCGAGGGTGCCACCGCGGCCTCCCTCGGCCTGACCGGCGAGGAGACGTTCTCCTTCACCGGTGTCGAGGAGCTGAACAACGGCACCACCCCGCGCACGGTCAAGGTCACCACCGACACCGGTGTGGAGTTCGACGCGGTCGTCCGCATCGACACCCCCGGCGAGGCCGACTACTACCGCAACGGCGGCATCATGCAGTACGTGCTGCGCAACCTGATCCGTAAGTAA
- a CDS encoding colicin immunity domain-containing protein — MLDADGAFEPAWLEGKSVVPLPVGPQWDADLARRMTAGCRAVGASRVLWAALDVDEPVAQSSALPLEAAAPNVRPPSLLWAPGLEGAVLFPASGYALVAGTAPFMAAAVGEGIDEGRTRFARHVRTRAARDPELNSVAAAYASARRAWSKPADVEQGSAAARQLELLGRFTEGDLSARSFAQEWWQARRASQAEGERIRGSLEEVFDQVFMLLEDYEVEPDLAEPGDLSDTELHSAVAELSKDIPQDWVAVLQRCGLQVVQGDIGDAPPVQSAFYAVNGVEVEPAASVPFSSVDAMGELGRRWHSQSSHLPLYNEDAEFLIMPPGSGGSKVGWVRVRDQVGADLPARVAQVTGSPEFIAVSLDGFRLCAVSVEDDDYWVVVSQGLD; from the coding sequence GTGCTCGATGCGGACGGAGCCTTCGAACCGGCCTGGCTGGAAGGGAAGTCTGTGGTGCCCCTGCCGGTGGGCCCGCAATGGGATGCAGATCTGGCACGCCGAATGACGGCCGGTTGCCGCGCTGTCGGGGCTTCGCGTGTCCTGTGGGCGGCGCTCGACGTCGACGAGCCCGTGGCGCAAAGTTCCGCCCTCCCTCTTGAGGCAGCGGCTCCGAATGTCCGTCCCCCGTCCCTCCTGTGGGCCCCGGGTCTGGAAGGAGCCGTCCTCTTTCCGGCGAGCGGGTACGCGCTTGTGGCGGGCACGGCACCCTTCATGGCGGCCGCGGTGGGGGAGGGGATCGACGAGGGGCGTACACGCTTCGCCCGTCACGTGCGAACACGAGCTGCTCGGGACCCCGAGCTGAACTCTGTGGCAGCCGCGTACGCCTCCGCACGGCGTGCGTGGTCCAAGCCTGCCGATGTCGAGCAAGGCAGTGCCGCAGCGCGACAACTCGAACTGCTCGGCCGGTTCACCGAAGGCGATCTCAGTGCGCGGAGCTTCGCTCAAGAATGGTGGCAAGCGCGCCGGGCCTCCCAGGCTGAGGGGGAGCGCATCCGCGGCTCGCTCGAAGAAGTCTTCGATCAGGTGTTCATGCTGCTGGAGGACTACGAGGTCGAGCCGGATCTCGCCGAACCAGGTGACCTGTCGGACACGGAACTCCATTCAGCGGTGGCCGAATTGTCGAAGGACATTCCCCAGGACTGGGTGGCGGTGCTGCAAAGGTGTGGTCTTCAAGTTGTGCAGGGCGACATAGGTGATGCTCCGCCAGTCCAGTCCGCCTTCTATGCGGTAAATGGAGTCGAAGTCGAGCCAGCGGCTTCGGTTCCTTTCTCCTCGGTCGATGCGATGGGCGAGCTGGGTCGTCGATGGCATTCCCAGTCTTCCCATCTCCCGCTTTACAACGAGGACGCGGAGTTCCTCATCATGCCTCCGGGGTCGGGAGGGTCGAAAGTCGGTTGGGTCAGGGTGAGGGACCAAGTGGGAGCCGACCTTCCCGCTCGCGTCGCCCAGGTGACAGGCTCCCCGGAGTTCATAGCGGTATCGCTTGACGGGTTCCGTCTGTGCGCCGTATCGGTTGAGGATGACGACTACTGGGTGGTCGTGTCCCAGGGTCTTGATTGA
- a CDS encoding putative T7SS-secreted protein — MGLGDVTNSLLGGAEDLYDKGKKKVGELVDAGTDELGGAMDRVGLHDWADGVEDWGDDVASDLGATPGEQQLGDTEQADELVHGKPEKIRESAKHLKDFHGAFDKVGSGLKKIDSAGWKGEGGDAFREKFGVHPTKWAHAAEACGSAAGALERYADTVTWAQKQAAEAVELYKKGTKAFEDAADDYQKKADAYNAKARAGDDPGVKPVQDTGAGKSDIKAAVAKLAEARKQRNTAAAEAQGKVKAALAHAPAEPPPLERLGNDFTDGFQAANTELTHVVGGALKGTAGLVNFARGLNPTDPYNLTHPAAYLQNVSMTLSGLVSAGTHPERTVQAAIDGLKKDPSEFVGRLIPELIGTKGAGLARGGLRLAVKEGAEEAASQGIRRTARNVVEKDADDVARRPGEKVCEKDPVDVATGRMVLPQTDVALPGVLPLLVKRQFESSYRLGGWFGPSWSSTLDQRLETDAQGVVFVGEDGLVLAYPHPAPGVPTLPSHGPRWPLDRVEGGYTLTDPESGHTRHFADRSDTLAVLEQLDDRNGNWITFEYDSDGAPTALVHSGGYHLGISTAEGRVTALRLTGADQELIRYGHTGGHLTEVTNSSGRPTRFTYDDSARITSWTDTNDSHFTYGYDDQDRCVHQSGAAGHLRSTFTYGDPDPATGDSVTTITDSLGHTSHYRVNRHCQVVAETDPLGATTRYQRDRRNRLLSVTDPLGHTTEFHRDADGNPLTVIRPDGREARAEYDALGLPVKVTRPDGTTVRQTYDDRGNLTSLTDAAGQATHLAYDDAGHLVSVTDPLGHATTIATDRAGLPLRVTDPLGATTSYERDAFGRPVTITDPTGAVTRFEWTVEGHLVRRTAPDGTTESWTYDGEGNRTTHTDALGAVSRFEYTHFDLLTARTGPDGVRHAFTYDTELRLTEVTNPQGLTWTYTYDPAGRLAAETDFDDRTLTYAYDPGSRLTARTNALGETIAFERDELGRTVRKDAAGAVTTYAFDLTDQLAEAVGPDGSTLQILRDRYGRTVSETADGRTLTYTHDTLGRRTGRTTPTGATTTWSYDPAGRRTGMVASGHSIDFTYDAAGREVGRHIGESLSLEHTFDVLGRLKAQSVRTPRGGLLRHRAYEYRADGNVTRIDDDLSSRTFDLDASGRVTAVHASGWTERYAYDEAGNQTEASWPTSHPGSEATGPRAYTGTRITRAGGIRYEHDALGRTVLRQKTRLSRRPDTWRYEWDAEDRLTAVTTPDGTRWHYTYDPLGRRTAKLRMAGETVVERVDFTWDGTTLCEQTTSFAELPHPVTLTWDHQGLHPVTQTERITSATTDTDIDSRFYAIVTDLIGTPTELVDEQGETAWRTRSTLWGTTAWTAGSTAYTPLRFPGQYFDPETGLHYNYFRHYDPETARYITTDPLGLAPAPNPATYVLNPHRWVDVLGLAPAACTDEHLFRGTTKGYEAGSGNRAAGTTPTSTDPGVATTFARHSEQFGDAVVQVIPRSALEGVDLMPGFIRAEAEVGVNLSAGELASRAAVELPVSTAQRILGDMGIDIPRIKSYEGISDALAWDVPKLSPEQVQQFVREAYKHG; from the coding sequence ATGGGCCTGGGGGACGTCACCAACTCGCTGCTGGGCGGCGCCGAGGATCTCTACGACAAGGGCAAGAAGAAGGTCGGCGAGCTCGTCGACGCGGGCACGGACGAGCTGGGCGGCGCGATGGACCGCGTCGGCCTGCACGACTGGGCCGACGGTGTGGAGGACTGGGGCGACGACGTCGCTTCCGACCTGGGCGCGACCCCGGGGGAGCAGCAGCTCGGCGACACCGAGCAGGCGGATGAACTCGTGCACGGCAAGCCGGAGAAGATCCGGGAGAGCGCGAAGCATCTGAAGGACTTCCATGGGGCGTTCGACAAGGTCGGCTCGGGCCTGAAGAAGATCGACTCGGCGGGCTGGAAGGGCGAGGGCGGCGACGCCTTCCGGGAGAAGTTCGGCGTCCACCCCACCAAGTGGGCCCATGCGGCGGAGGCGTGCGGTTCGGCGGCGGGCGCGCTGGAGCGGTACGCCGACACGGTCACCTGGGCGCAGAAGCAGGCGGCGGAGGCCGTCGAGCTGTACAAGAAGGGCACGAAGGCGTTCGAGGACGCGGCCGACGACTACCAGAAGAAGGCCGACGCCTACAACGCCAAGGCCCGCGCGGGCGACGACCCCGGTGTGAAGCCGGTGCAGGACACAGGGGCGGGCAAGTCCGACATCAAGGCGGCGGTGGCCAAGCTGGCCGAGGCCCGCAAGCAGCGCAACACCGCCGCCGCGGAGGCCCAGGGCAAGGTCAAGGCGGCCCTCGCGCACGCCCCGGCCGAACCCCCGCCGCTGGAACGCCTCGGCAACGACTTCACCGACGGCTTCCAGGCCGCCAACACCGAGCTGACCCACGTCGTCGGCGGCGCCCTGAAGGGCACGGCCGGTCTGGTCAACTTCGCCCGCGGCCTCAACCCGACCGACCCGTACAACCTGACCCACCCGGCGGCCTACCTCCAGAACGTCAGCATGACGCTATCCGGTCTGGTCTCCGCGGGGACCCATCCCGAGCGCACGGTCCAGGCGGCCATCGATGGCCTGAAGAAGGACCCGTCGGAGTTCGTGGGACGGCTGATCCCGGAGCTGATCGGCACCAAGGGCGCGGGGCTGGCACGGGGCGGTCTTCGGCTCGCGGTGAAGGAGGGCGCGGAGGAAGCCGCCAGTCAGGGGATCCGCCGTACCGCCCGGAACGTGGTCGAGAAGGACGCGGACGACGTGGCCCGGCGTCCGGGCGAGAAGGTCTGCGAGAAGGACCCTGTCGACGTCGCCACCGGCCGCATGGTGCTGCCACAGACCGACGTGGCGCTGCCGGGCGTGCTTCCGCTGCTGGTCAAGCGGCAGTTCGAGTCGTCGTACCGGCTCGGCGGCTGGTTCGGCCCGTCCTGGTCCTCCACGCTGGACCAGCGACTGGAGACCGACGCCCAGGGTGTGGTGTTCGTCGGCGAGGACGGTCTCGTCCTGGCCTACCCGCACCCCGCGCCCGGCGTGCCGACCCTGCCCTCGCATGGCCCGCGCTGGCCGCTGGACCGGGTAGAGGGCGGCTACACCCTCACCGACCCCGAGTCGGGGCACACGCGGCACTTCGCCGACCGCTCCGACACCCTCGCGGTCCTGGAACAGCTCGACGACCGCAACGGCAACTGGATCACCTTCGAGTACGACTCCGACGGCGCACCGACCGCCCTCGTCCACAGCGGTGGCTACCACCTGGGGATATCCACCGCCGAGGGCCGCGTCACCGCCCTCCGACTCACGGGCGCCGACCAGGAACTGATCCGCTACGGCCACACCGGCGGCCACCTCACCGAGGTCACCAACTCCTCCGGCCGCCCAACCCGCTTCACCTACGACGACTCGGCCCGCATCACCTCCTGGACCGACACCAACGACAGCCACTTCACCTACGGCTACGACGACCAGGACCGCTGCGTCCACCAGTCCGGCGCGGCGGGCCACCTGCGCTCCACCTTCACCTACGGTGACCCGGACCCGGCCACCGGCGACTCCGTCACCACCATCACGGACTCCCTCGGCCACACCAGCCACTACCGAGTCAACCGCCACTGCCAGGTCGTGGCCGAGACCGACCCGCTCGGCGCCACCACCCGCTACCAGCGCGACCGCCGCAACCGGCTGCTGTCGGTGACCGACCCCCTCGGCCACACCACGGAGTTCCACCGCGACGCCGACGGCAACCCGCTCACGGTGATCCGCCCCGACGGCCGCGAGGCCCGCGCCGAGTACGACGCGCTCGGTCTCCCGGTGAAGGTGACTCGCCCGGACGGCACCACGGTCCGCCAGACGTACGACGACCGCGGCAACCTCACCTCGCTGACGGACGCGGCAGGCCAGGCCACGCACCTCGCGTACGACGATGCCGGCCACCTGGTCTCCGTCACCGACCCGCTCGGGCACGCCACCACCATCGCCACCGACCGTGCCGGCCTCCCTCTGCGCGTCACCGACCCGCTGGGCGCGACCACGTCCTACGAGCGCGACGCCTTCGGCCGCCCGGTCACGATCACCGACCCCACCGGCGCGGTCACCCGCTTCGAGTGGACGGTGGAGGGACACCTGGTCCGCCGCACGGCACCGGACGGCACGACCGAGTCGTGGACCTACGACGGCGAGGGCAACCGCACCACGCACACCGACGCCCTCGGCGCGGTGTCCCGCTTCGAGTACACCCACTTCGACCTCCTGACGGCCCGCACCGGCCCGGACGGGGTGCGGCACGCGTTCACGTACGACACCGAGCTGAGGCTGACGGAGGTCACCAACCCCCAGGGCCTGACGTGGACGTACACGTACGACCCGGCGGGACGCCTCGCGGCGGAGACGGACTTCGACGACCGCACGCTCACCTACGCCTACGACCCCGGCAGCCGCCTCACCGCCCGCACCAACGCCCTCGGCGAGACCATCGCCTTCGAGCGGGACGAGCTGGGCCGCACGGTCCGCAAGGACGCGGCGGGCGCGGTCACCACGTACGCCTTCGACCTCACCGATCAGCTGGCCGAGGCGGTCGGCCCGGACGGCTCCACCCTCCAGATCCTGCGCGACCGCTACGGCCGCACCGTCTCGGAGACGGCCGACGGCCGCACGCTGACCTACACGCACGACACCCTCGGCCGCCGCACCGGCCGCACCACCCCCACCGGGGCCACGACCACCTGGTCCTACGACCCGGCGGGCCGCCGCACCGGCATGGTCGCCTCCGGCCACAGCATCGACTTCACCTACGACGCGGCGGGCCGCGAAGTCGGCCGCCACATAGGCGAGTCACTCTCCCTGGAGCACACCTTCGACGTGCTGGGCCGCCTGAAGGCCCAGTCGGTACGCACCCCGCGCGGCGGTCTCCTCCGCCACCGCGCCTACGAGTACCGGGCGGACGGCAACGTCACCCGCATCGACGACGACCTGTCCTCCCGCACCTTCGACCTGGACGCCTCCGGCCGGGTCACGGCGGTCCACGCGTCCGGCTGGACGGAGCGGTACGCCTACGACGAGGCGGGCAACCAGACCGAGGCGAGCTGGCCCACGAGCCACCCGGGCAGCGAGGCGACCGGCCCGCGCGCCTACACCGGCACCCGCATCACCCGGGCCGGCGGCATCCGCTACGAACACGACGCCCTCGGCCGCACGGTCCTCCGCCAGAAGACCCGCCTCTCCCGGCGCCCGGACACCTGGCGCTACGAATGGGACGCGGAGGACCGCCTGACCGCGGTGACCACCCCGGACGGCACCCGCTGGCACTACACCTACGACCCCCTGGGCCGCCGCACGGCCAAGCTCCGCATGGCGGGCGAGACGGTGGTGGAGCGCGTCGACTTCACCTGGGACGGCACGACTCTCTGCGAACAGACCACGTCGTTTGCCGAGTTGCCCCACCCGGTGACCCTCACCTGGGACCACCAGGGCCTCCACCCCGTCACCCAGACAGAACGCATCACCTCCGCCACGACCGACACGGACATCGACTCCCGCTTCTACGCCATCGTCACCGACCTGATCGGCACACCGACGGAACTGGTCGACGAACAGGGAGAAACGGCTTGGCGTACGCGCAGCACGCTGTGGGGAACGACGGCATGGACGGCGGGCAGCACGGCGTACACGCCGCTGCGGTTCCCGGGGCAGTACTTCGACCCTGAGACCGGGCTGCATTACAACTACTTCCGGCATTACGACCCGGAGACGGCGCGGTACATCACCACTGACCCGCTCGGCCTCGCACCCGCTCCCAATCCGGCGACCTACGTCCTGAATCCGCACAGATGGGTCGATGTCCTGGGGTTGGCCCCTGCGGCCTGTACTGACGAGCACCTATTTCGGGGTACCACCAAGGGATACGAAGCCGGCTCGGGAAACCGGGCTGCCGGGACCACTCCGACGTCTACTGATCCGGGTGTGGCGACAACCTTCGCGCGACATTCGGAGCAATTCGGCGATGCAGTGGTTCAGGTTATACCTCGCAGCGCGCTCGAAGGAGTGGATCTCATGCCGGGGTTCATTCGCGCAGAGGCGGAAGTAGGGGTTAACCTCTCTGCGGGAGAACTTGCTAGCAGGGCCGCAGTAGAGCTTCCTGTGAGCACCGCGCAGAGGATTCTGGGCGATATGGGAATTGACATACCTAGAATAAAATCCTACGAGGGTATAAGTGATGCCCTCGCGTGGGATGTACCCAAGCTATCACCTGAACAGGTACAACAATTTGTCCGGGAGGCGTACAAGCATGGATGA
- a CDS encoding DUF4236 domain-containing protein → MGLTFRKSFRILPGVRLNINRHSWSITTGGGKHGPRHTHSSTGRRTTSMDLPGPFGWRKTTTKKR, encoded by the coding sequence ATGGGCCTGACGTTCCGCAAGAGCTTCCGCATCCTTCCCGGCGTGCGGCTGAACATCAACCGCCACTCCTGGTCCATCACGACCGGCGGCGGCAAGCACGGACCCCGCCACACCCACAGCAGCACCGGACGCCGTACGACCTCGATGGATCTGCCCGGCCCGTTCGGCTGGCGCAAGACCACGACCAAGAAGCGCTGA
- a CDS encoding helix-turn-helix domain-containing protein, which produces MSDDYLVRIGKLIRDARQHRGWTQTQLADALGTSQSAVNRIERGNQNISLEMIARIGEALDSEIVSLGYAGPMHLRVVGGRRLSGAIDVKTSKNACVALLCGSLLNKGRTVLRRVARIEEVYRLLEVLNSIGVRTRWINDGVDLELVPPAELEMDAIDAEAAVRTRSIIMFLGPLLHRMDRFMLPYAGGCDLGTRTIEPHMIALRRFGLDIAATEGQYHAVVDRTVRPDRPIVLTERGDTVTENALLAATRHDGVTVIRNASSNYMVQDLCFFLEALGVRVEGIGTTTLTVHGVPNIDIDVDYSPSEDPVEAMSLVAAAVVTESELTVRRVPIEFLEIELAVLEEMGLDHDRSREYFADNGRTRLVDLTVRPSKLEAPIDKIHPMPFPGLNIDNVPFFAAIAAVAQGQTLIHDWVYDNRAIYLTDLNRLGGRLQLLDPHRVLVEGPTRWRAAEMMCPPALRPAVVVLLAMMAAEGTSVLRNVYVINRGYEDLAERLNSIGAQIEIFRDI; this is translated from the coding sequence ATGTCAGACGACTACCTCGTACGCATCGGCAAGCTCATCCGTGACGCCCGGCAGCACCGTGGCTGGACACAGACGCAGCTCGCGGACGCGCTCGGCACCAGCCAGAGCGCGGTCAACCGCATCGAGCGCGGCAACCAGAACATCAGCCTTGAGATGATCGCCCGGATCGGTGAGGCCCTGGACAGCGAGATCGTGTCGCTGGGCTACGCGGGTCCGATGCACCTGCGGGTCGTCGGCGGCCGTCGCCTGTCCGGCGCCATCGACGTCAAGACGAGCAAGAACGCGTGCGTGGCCCTGCTGTGCGGGTCCCTGCTGAACAAGGGCCGTACGGTGCTGCGCCGGGTGGCCCGGATCGAGGAGGTGTACCGCCTGCTGGAGGTCCTGAACTCCATCGGCGTGCGCACCCGCTGGATCAACGACGGCGTCGACCTCGAACTGGTCCCGCCGGCCGAGCTGGAGATGGACGCGATCGACGCGGAGGCGGCCGTCCGCACCCGCTCGATCATCATGTTCCTCGGCCCGCTGCTGCACCGCATGGACCGCTTCATGCTGCCGTACGCGGGCGGCTGCGACCTCGGTACCCGCACCATCGAGCCGCACATGATCGCGCTGCGCCGGTTCGGCCTGGACATCGCGGCGACCGAGGGCCAGTACCACGCGGTGGTGGACCGCACGGTCCGCCCGGACCGCCCGATCGTCCTGACCGAGCGCGGCGACACCGTGACGGAGAACGCGCTGCTGGCGGCGACCCGTCACGACGGCGTGACCGTCATCCGCAACGCCTCCTCCAACTACATGGTCCAGGACCTCTGCTTCTTCCTGGAGGCCCTGGGCGTACGGGTCGAGGGCATCGGCACCACCACGCTCACCGTGCACGGCGTCCCGAACATCGACATCGATGTCGACTACTCCCCCTCCGAGGACCCGGTCGAGGCGATGAGCCTGGTCGCCGCGGCCGTGGTGACGGAGTCGGAGCTGACGGTGCGCCGGGTGCCGATCGAGTTCCTGGAGATCGAGCTGGCGGTCCTGGAGGAGATGGGCCTCGACCACGACCGCAGCCGCGAGTACTTCGCCGACAACGGCCGCACCCGCCTGGTAGACCTCACGGTCCGCCCCTCCAAGCTGGAGGCGCCGATCGACAAGATCCACCCCATGCCGTTCCCCGGCCTGAACATCGACAACGTCCCGTTCTTCGCGGCCATCGCCGCGGTGGCCCAGGGCCAGACCCTGATCCACGACTGGGTCTACGACAACCGGGCCATCTACCTCACCGACCTCAACCGCCTCGGCGGCCGCCTCCAGCTCCTCGACCCGCACCGCGTCCTGGTCGAGGGCCCCACCCGCTGGCGCGCCGCCGAGATGATGTGCCCGCCCGCCCTCCGCCCGGCGGTGGTCGTCCTGCTGGCGATGATGGCCGCCGAGGGCACGTCGGTGCTGCGCAACGTGTACGTCATCAACCGGGGGTACGAGGACCTGGCCGAGCGGCTGAACTCGATCGGGGCGCAGATCGAGATCTTCCGGGACATCTGA